A part of Candidatus Saccharimonadales bacterium genomic DNA contains:
- the rpsP gene encoding 30S ribosomal protein S16, translated as MLAIRLQRVGRKGYPVYRLAVQEAQRHPSSGRVVAYVGSYNPHTKEATIQAEVAQKYLDNGAQPSPRVVKLLKDGGVKLPKWVQEVTSDKQKTIRNAEKLRKNQPKEEVVETPAEEPAEESAE; from the coding sequence ATGCTCGCAATTCGTTTGCAACGTGTTGGCCGTAAAGGCTACCCAGTCTACCGCCTTGCCGTGCAAGAAGCACAACGCCACCCGTCAAGTGGTCGCGTCGTCGCTTATGTCGGCAGCTACAACCCTCATACTAAAGAGGCCACTATTCAAGCTGAAGTAGCTCAGAAATACTTGGACAATGGCGCTCAGCCATCACCTCGTGTCGTTAAACTGCTAAAAGACGGCGGCGTTAAACTTCCTAAATGGGTTCAGGAAGTAACATCTGACAAGCAAAAAACTATTCGTAACGCAGAAAAGCTACGAAAAAACCAGCCAAAAGAAGAAGTGGTTGAAACTCCGGCTGAAGAGCCAGCAGAAGAATCAGCTGAATAA
- the nusB gene encoding transcription antitermination factor NusB — MASNRHLGRIVALQTLYEYEFRTQSEDASVDIDEILGRNLERYETAIDDKPFVSDLVKGVIANQVDLDEKIQPIAPDWPIEQIARIDRSVLRIGLYELLYLATVVPPKVAINEAVELAKAFGSDNSSKFINGVLGTAYRTLVEGESGDAKSKV; from the coding sequence ATGGCTTCTAACCGCCACCTTGGACGTATTGTTGCACTTCAAACCCTTTACGAGTATGAGTTTCGTACTCAGTCGGAAGATGCTTCTGTCGATATTGACGAAATACTTGGGCGCAATCTGGAACGTTACGAGACCGCGATTGACGATAAACCGTTTGTTAGTGATTTAGTAAAAGGTGTTATTGCCAACCAGGTGGATTTGGATGAAAAAATTCAGCCGATTGCTCCTGATTGGCCAATTGAACAAATTGCGCGTATTGATCGTTCAGTACTGCGTATTGGCCTATATGAACTTCTCTACCTTGCAACTGTCGTGCCGCCAAAAGTGGCGATTAACGAAGCGGTTGAATTAGCTAAAGCGTTTGGTTCTGATAACTCAAGCAAGTTTATTAACGGAGTGCTGGGGACAGCTTACCGTACACTTGTTGAGGGGGAGTCAGGCGATGCAAAATCCAAAGTTTGA
- a CDS encoding NUDIX domain-containing protein, producing MQNPKFERFKKYFNRHRASIQEIVREPTAGGIVFRRNKAGDVEILLIQDAKDRWTIPKGHIEEGETAQQTAKREIGEEAGLHDTEVLGWLGKIHFRYRRIDKLVLMTTQIYLVRAKGDTDAIQKEEWMNGIRWFKFHDALDEIEYEDIGKLMLLAMKKIRQEKL from the coding sequence ATGCAAAATCCAAAGTTTGAACGCTTTAAAAAATATTTCAACCGCCATCGTGCTTCTATTCAAGAAATCGTTCGCGAACCAACAGCTGGTGGTATAGTATTTCGCCGTAATAAAGCAGGCGATGTAGAAATATTATTAATCCAAGATGCCAAAGACCGTTGGACTATTCCAAAAGGTCATATTGAAGAAGGCGAAACAGCACAGCAAACAGCCAAGCGTGAAATTGGTGAAGAAGCAGGACTCCATGATACGGAAGTCCTTGGCTGGCTGGGCAAAATTCATTTTCGCTACCGTCGGATTGACAAACTTGTCCTTATGACAACCCAAATCTACCTTGTCCGCGCCAAAGGCGACACCGATGCTATCCAAAAAGAAGAGTGGATGAACGGTATTAGGTGGTTCAAATTTCACGATGCACTAGATGAAATTGAATACGAAGATATTGGAAAACTGATGTTACTCGCAATGAAAAAAATTCGCCAGGAGAAGCTATAA
- the rnc gene encoding ribonuclease III, whose product MSGMQTAPYQDFALKNFGFEFKNIDLLITALTHRSYVNEHKKSVSEHNERLEFLGDAVLELVVTDSLFRNHSEPEGILTSWRASLVRTESISEAGQSLGFEPLMRMSKGEKNGSTRAREQILANAFEAVIGSIYLERGYEDAAVFIEKHILSKLDSILESGSWRDPKSHLQEVSQRIDGQTPQYKVLEEVGPDHDKIFKLGVFVGNKKMGEGSGPSKQVAQQQAAKTALETYEKRTKTD is encoded by the coding sequence ATGAGCGGGATGCAAACGGCGCCATATCAGGATTTTGCCCTAAAAAATTTTGGGTTTGAGTTTAAGAACATCGATCTTCTTATTACTGCGCTGACACACCGTAGCTACGTTAACGAACATAAAAAGAGTGTTAGTGAACACAATGAGCGTCTCGAGTTCTTAGGTGATGCCGTTTTGGAACTTGTCGTGACCGACTCCTTATTCCGTAATCATAGTGAACCGGAAGGTATTTTAACCAGCTGGCGTGCGTCGCTAGTCCGTACTGAAAGTATTAGCGAAGCTGGCCAAAGCCTTGGGTTCGAACCCTTGATGCGCATGAGCAAAGGTGAAAAAAATGGCAGTACCCGTGCACGCGAGCAAATTCTTGCGAATGCTTTCGAAGCTGTCATAGGTTCGATTTACCTTGAACGTGGTTACGAAGATGCGGCCGTCTTTATTGAAAAGCATATTCTTTCTAAATTGGATTCTATTTTAGAGTCTGGTAGCTGGCGCGATCCAAAATCACATCTGCAAGAAGTATCCCAGCGGATTGACGGCCAAACACCGCAGTATAAGGTGTTAGAAGAGGTTGGACCTGATCACGACAAGATATTTAAACTAGGTGTATTCGTTGGTAATAAGAAAATGGGCGAAGGCAGCGGACCAAGCAAGCAGGTAGCCCAACAGCAGGCGGCCAAGACGGCACTTGAAACATACGAGAAACGCACTAAAACAGATTGA
- a CDS encoding KH domain-containing protein, which yields MSTIDQQFVEYIVKSLVGHPDDVVVERLIDEKGVLLTLTVNPEDLGRVIGKRGVTAQSLRTLLRALGTKNDARYNLKIVNNDDERENYSISSDTASDDLVENVTDESVDNESSLAKNTRKELAELDDLDI from the coding sequence ATGTCAACAATAGACCAGCAATTTGTAGAATATATCGTGAAGTCACTCGTCGGACATCCAGATGATGTTGTCGTTGAACGATTGATTGACGAAAAAGGAGTACTCCTTACTCTTACGGTTAACCCCGAAGACCTCGGGCGTGTTATCGGTAAACGCGGCGTTACCGCACAAAGTTTACGAACACTTTTACGTGCGCTTGGCACGAAAAACGATGCTCGTTATAACCTAAAAATCGTCAATAATGATGATGAGCGCGAAAACTATAGTATCTCATCAGATACTGCATCTGACGACCTTGTGGAAAACGTAACAGATGAGAGTGTGGACAATGAATCTAGTCTTGCAAAGAATACACGAAAAGAGCTTGCAGAACTAGACGACCTCGATATATAA